One segment of Macaca fascicularis isolate 582-1 chromosome 4, T2T-MFA8v1.1 DNA contains the following:
- the H1-4 gene encoding histone H1.4, giving the protein MSETAPAAPAAPAPAEKTPVKKKARKSAGAAKRKASGPPVSELITKAVAASKERSGVSLAALKKALAAAGYDVEKNNSRIKLGLKSLVSKGTLVQTKGTGASGSFKLNKKAASGEAKPKAKKAGAAKAKKPTGAAKKPKKATGAATPKKSAKKTPKKAKKPAAAAGAKKAKSPKKAKAAKPKKAPKSPAKAKAVKPKAAKPKTAKPKAAKPKKAAAKKK; this is encoded by the coding sequence ATGTCCGAGACTGCGCCTGCCGCGCCCGCTGCTCCGGCCCCTGCCGAGAAAACACCCGTGAAGAAGAAGGCTCGCAAGTCCGCAGGTGCGGCTAAGCGCAAAGCGTCTGGGCCCCCCGTGTCCGAGCTCATTACTAAGGCTGTTGCCGCCTCCAAGGAGCGCAGCGGTGTATCTTTGGCCGCTCTCAAGAAAGCGCTGGCAGCCGCTGGCTATGACGTGGAGAAGAACAACAGCCGCATCAAGCTGGGTCTCAAGAGCCTGGTGAGCAAGGGCACTCTGGTGCAGACCAAGGGCACCGGCGCATCGGGTTCTTTCAAACTCAACAAGAAGGCGGCCTCCGGGGAAGCCAAGCCTAAAGCTAAAAAGGCAGGCGCGGCCAAAGCCAAGAAGCCTACAGGAGCGGCGAAGAAGCCCAAGAAGGCGACGGGGGCAGCCACCCCTAAGAAGAGCGCCAAGAAGACCCCAAAGAAGGCGAAGAAGCCGGCTGCGGCTGCTGGAGCCAAAAAAGCGAAAAGCCCGAAAAAGGCTAAAGCAGCCAAGCCAAAAAAAGCGCCCAAGAGCCCAGCGAAGGCCAAAGCAGTGAAACCCAAGGCGGCTAAACCAAAGACCGCCAAGCCCAAGGCAGCCAAGCCAAAGAAGGCGGCAGCCAAGAAAAAGTAG
- the LOC102123651 gene encoding histone H2B type 1-M, which produces MPEPTKSAPAPKKGSKKAVTKAQKKDGKKRKRSRKESYSVYVYKVLKQVHPDTGISSKAMGIMNSFVNDIFERIAGEASRLAHYNKRSTITSREIQTAVRLLLPGELAKHAVSEGTKAVTKYTSSK; this is translated from the coding sequence ATGCCTGAGCCTACCAAGTCTGCTCCTGCCCCAAAGAAGGGCTCCAAGAAGGCGGTGACTAAGGCGCAGAAGAAGGACGGGAAGAAGCGCAAGCGCAGCCGCAAAGAGAGCTATTCCGTGTATGTGTACAAGGTGCTGAAGCAGGTCCACCCCGACACCGGCATCTCTTCCAAGGCTATGGGGATCATGAATTCCTTCGTCAACGACATCTTCGAGCGCATCGCCGGCGAGGCTTCCCGCCTGGCGCACTACAACAAGCGCTCGACCATCACTTCCAGGGAGATCCAGACGGCCGTGCGCCTGCTGCTTCCGGGGGAGCTGGCCAAGCACGCCGTGTCGGAGGGCACCAAGGCCGTCACCAAGTACACCAGTTCCAAGTAA